The Vibrio syngnathi DNA window CCCGGGGCCCGCCATTAAGGGCATAGCAAGAGGAACGACTCCGATTTGCTCTTTACTGATGTATTCAGATTTCTCTTGTTTATTCTGCTTATCTTCACCGAGCTTACCGCTCATCATCGAAAACGCGATGCTCAGTAATAGCAACCCACCTGCAACTCGGAATGAGTCTAGCGATATGCTAAACATATCAAGCAGCATTTGCCCCGCAACAAGCGACACTATTAGGATAACGGCAACAGCAATGTTGGCTTGTAAGGCTGTCCTGTTCCTCTCTTCTGGTGGCATATGTGCAGTAAGAGAAACAAAAACAGGCATGATGCCGATTGGGTTTACGGCAGCAACAAGCCCAAGGAAGAATTGC harbors:
- a CDS encoding YchE family NAAT transporter, translating into MQGLELAIFMQFFLGLVAAVNPIGIMPVFVSLTAHMPPEERNRTALQANIAVAVILIVSLVAGQMLLDMFSISLDSFRVAGGLLLLSIAFSMMSGKLGEDKQNKQEKSEYISKEQIGVVPLAMPLMAGPGAISSTIVYGSRYPAAIDTVGIGISIIAFATCSWLLFRSAPVIVRFLGQTGINVITRIMGLILGALGIEFIANGLRNLFPGLA